A single Triticum dicoccoides isolate Atlit2015 ecotype Zavitan chromosome 2A, WEW_v2.0, whole genome shotgun sequence DNA region contains:
- the LOC119353642 gene encoding novel plant SNARE 13-like, whose protein sequence is MAASDVPMSPELEQVDGEIQDIFRALHNGFQKIDKMKDSNRQSKQLEELTGKMRECKRLIKEFDRVLKDEEKSNTSEVNKQLNDKKQFMIKELNSYVTMRKTYQSSLGNKRIELFDAGNDQVAEDNVQMASEMSNQQLIDSGMKQMDQTDQAIERSKMVVAQTVDVGAQTATTLTQQTDQMKRIGNELDSVHFSLKKASQMVKEIGRQVATDKCIMGFLFLIVCGVIAIIVVKIVNPHNKSIPDIPGLAPPAPPAQNRKLLSVDPFRML, encoded by the exons ATGGCGGCGAGCGACGTGCCCATGAGCCCCGAGCTCGAGCAGGTCGACGGCGAGATCCAGGACATCTTCCGCGCCCTACA CAATGGGTTCCAGAAGATTGACAAGATGAAGGACTCCAACAGGCAGTCCAAGCAGCTGGAAGAACTCACTGGGAAGATGAGGGAGTGCAAGCG CTTAATCAAGGAATTTGATCGTGTACTCAAAGATGAGGAGAAAAGCAATACTTCTGAGGTCAACAAACAGCTAAATGACAAGAAGCAATTTATG ATCAAGGAGTTGAATTCTTATGTCACCATGAGGAAGAC GTACCAAAGTAGCCTTGGTAATAAGAGGATCGAACTATTCGATGCTGGTAATGACCAGGTAGCTGAAGATAACGTTCAAATGGCATCAG AAATGTCAAATCAACAACTGATTGATTCTGgaatgaaacaaatggaccaaacaGACCAAGCTATTGAGCGTTCGAAAATG GTTGTTGCACAAACTGTTGATGTTGGAGCTCAAACTGCTACAACTCTAACACAGCAA ACTGACCAAATGAAGAGAATTGGCAATGAGCTAGATTCCGTTCACTTCTCATTGAAGAAAGCTAGTCAAATGGTGAAAGAGATTGGTCGTCAG GTTGCAACTGACAAATGCATCATGGGGTTTCTGTTTTTGATAGTTTGTGGTGTGATTGCGATCATTGTTGTCAAG ATCGTCAACCCGCATAACAAGAGCATCCCAGACATCCCGGGACTGGCGCCTCCTGCACCTCCTGCGCAGAACCGGAAGCTGCTATCCGTAGATCCTTTCAGAATGCTCTGA